A window from Mytilus galloprovincialis chromosome 8, xbMytGall1.hap1.1, whole genome shotgun sequence encodes these proteins:
- the LOC143085424 gene encoding kelch-like protein 8, translated as MAEQPPLPKRIDSLSEKLVPPIPPKPVSRSPSKRLNKMATSENLAADSAMSQNFDAKHHYKSCFKTFQEFYKNGDLFDIELKVGDTKFKCHKIVISCVSEYFRVMFMSEMSESRQKIVTIHDIEESAMSKLINFAYTGKITFTIETVQPILYAASILQINTVIEACCQFMENHLHPTNCIDVHNFAEQHNHAELMKMADHYILDNFNDVVETDEFKDMSFNHLECLVKSQDLNVTDETQVYEAVLKWVKEDPESRRDNMSKLLSHIKLALLSPTYLVENVASEELVKKDLDCRDLLDDAKSYQMSLASLVSKVRPSEQTRPRKSCAGVLFCVGGRGASGDPFKSIECYDPRNDKWFGITEMMNRRRHVGVCWTGGLLYSVGGHDGTKHLNTGEVFDPKTNKWYNIAAMTTPRRGIALAPMGGAIYAVGGLDDTTCYDTVERYDHACDKWTFVCSMNVRRGGVGVTSFNCHLYAVGGNDGTSSLDRCEKYDPIMNKWSSIANMERPRAGAGLSVLEGYVYVVGGFDDSSPLNTCERYNCQTNKWERMADMTCARGGVGVSTMAGKVFAVGGHDGFNYLSSVEAYDPIKDSWTTVSNIQQCRAGAGLAFSECSPNLLMNSQVDTIEKEQGY; from the exons ATGGCAGAGCAACCACCTTTACCCAAGAGAATTGACAGTCTTTCTGAGAAGTTGGTACCACCTATTCCACCAAAGCCAGTCTCCAGATCACCATCaaagcggttgaacaaaatggcCACTTCTGAAAATCTTGCTGCTGACTCCGCAATGTCTCAAAATTTTGATGCCAAACATCACTACAAAtcttgttttaaaacatttcaagaattttataaaaatggagATTTGTTTGATATAGAATTAAAAGTTGGAGATACCAAATTTAAATGTCATAAAATTGTGATATCATGTGTCAGTGAGTACTTCAGAGTCATGTTCATGTCAGAAATGTCGGAAAGTCGACAAAAAATTGTCACTATTCATGACATCGAGGAAAGTGCAATGTCAAAACTCATAAATTTTGCATATACTGGAAAAATAACATTTACAATAGAAACAGTGCAGCCTATTTTGTATGCTGCTTCCATACTGCAGATAAATACTGTTATTGAAGCATGTTGTCAGTTCATGGAGAATCATCTTCACCCTACTAATTGTATCGATGTACACAATTTTGCCGAACAGCATAATCACGCAGAACTAATGAAAATGGCTGACCATTACATACTTGACAACTTCAATGATGTTGTTGAAACTGACGAATTCAAAGATATGTCGTTCAATCATCTTGAATGTCTTGTCAAGTCTCAAGATTTAAATGTTACAGATGAAACACAAGTTTATGAAGCTGTCCTTAAGTGGGTCAAAGAAGACCCAGAAAGTCGTAGAGATAATATGTCCAAATTGTTATCACATATAAAACTAGCATTGTTAAGTCCAACCTACCTTGTGGAGAATGTTGCCAGTGAAGAATTAGTGAAGAAAGATTTAGATTGTAGAGATTTACTTGATGATGCTAAATCTTACCAGATGTCCTTGGCCAGCCTGGTATCCAAGGTCAGACCTTCAGAACAGACCAGACCTAGAAAAAGTTGTGCAG GTGTTCTATTTTGTGTTGGTGGCAGAGGTGCTTCTGGAGATCCATTTAAaagtatagaatgttatgatcctAGAAATGACAAATGGTTTGGTATCACAGAGATGATGAATAGAAGGAGACATGTGGGTGTTTGTTGGACAGGAG GTTTGTTGTACTCTGTTGGAGGACATGATGGAACTAAACATTTGAATACTGGTGAAGTATTTGATCCTAAAACTAACAAATGGTATAATATTGCTGCAATGACTACTCCCAG ACGTGGTATTGCCCTAGCCCCTATGGGAGGAGCTATCTATGCTGTAGGAGGTTTAGATGACACCACATGTTATGACACAGTAGAGAGATATGATCATGCCTGTGACAAGTGGACATTTGTATGCTCTATGAATGTCAGACGAGGTGGTGTTGGAGTCACATCATTTAAT TGTCATCTATATGCTGTTGGAGGTAATGATGGTACATCTTCATTGGACAGATGTGAGAAGTATGATCCAATCATGAACAAGTGGAGCAGTATAGCTAACATGGAAAGACCCAGGGCTGGTGCTGGTCTCTCAGTTCTAGAGGGATATGTTTATGTTGTTG GTGGATTTGATGACAGCTCCCCTTTGAATACATGTGAACGGTACAACTGTCAAACAAACAAATGGGAGAGGATGGCTGACATGACATGTGCTCGAGGAGGAGTGGGTGTGTCTACTATGGCAGGGAAAGTGTTTGCTGTCGGTGGCCATGATGGATTTAATTATCTCAGTTCAGTAGAGGCATATGATCCTATTAAAGATAG TTGGACAACAGTTAGCAATATACAACAGTGCAGGGCTGGAGCAGGATTAGCTTTTAGTGAATGCTCTCCAAATCTATTAATGAACTCTCAAGTCGACACCATAGAGAAGGAACAAGGGTACTAG
- the LOC143085425 gene encoding membrane progestin receptor alpha-like isoform X2: MDLAKGLATSGVKIASEFWKPQRTLHVSNTPPCFREPGILKGYRLTNQSWFYYAKSIFYIHNETFNIWTHLIAFFILWSTLARYAFIYDFWTDKRSWPILVFCICCLVSTGVSTIAHIWHSKSPNIHYTVFLFDYVGASLYGFGSGILALYTFSDDKTYENVEAPTFILIWFYAWFDCLTMCATKVFLDENSLKRKCSVVGVFILYGFVVTIPVGHRYWTCYYDINCSLTSLNYISVLYLMFVLQGFTFGSHLPELILPGAFDILGQSHQWFHIVSTATQVLQIHTAHFEITHRKSNHGNPDLNFLILATLLLAICQIISLLVIRRFLPTKDKRE; the protein is encoded by the coding sequence ATGGATTTAGCAAAAGGCCTTGCAACAAGTGGCGTGAAGATAGCATCTGAATTTTGGAAACCACAACGCACACTTCATGTTTCAAATACACCACCATGTTTCCGAGAACCGGGTATCCTTAAAGGATATAGATTAACCAACCAAAGCTGGTTTTACTATGCAAAGAGCATTTTTTATATCCACAACGAAACGTTCAATATATGGACACACTTGATTGCCTTTTTTATTTTGTGGTCAACTCTTGCAAGATATGcatttatttatgacttttggACAGATAAGCGATCTTGGCCAATACTTGTATTTTGTATATGCTGCCTTGTGTCAACTGGTGTAAGTACTATAGCTCACATATGGCATTCCAAATCGCCAAATATTCACTATACCGTGTTTTTGTTTGACTACGTCGGAGCATCATTGTACGGATTTGGATCCGGAATTCTTGCCTTGTATACGTTCTCCGACGACAAAACATACGAAAATGTTGAAGCACCTACGTTTATTTTGATTTGGTTTTATGCCTGGTTCGATTGTCTCACCATGTGCGCTACCAAAGTGTTTTTGGACGAAAACTCATTGAAAAGAAAATGCTCTGTCGTAGGAGTTTTCATTTTGTATGGATTTGTGGTAACTATTCCTGTAGGACATCGCTACTGGACATGTTATTACGATATCAACTGTAGTCTTACATCACTCAATTACATTTCTGTACTTTACCTTATGTTTGTACTACAGGGATTCACCTTTGGAAGTCATTTACCGGAGCTTATTTTGCCGGGTGCTTTCGATATTCTCGGGCAAAGTCATCAGTGGTTTCACATAGTTTCTACTGCGACACAAGTACTTCAAATACACACCGCTCATTTCGAAATAACACATCGAAAATCGAATCACGGAAACCCAGACCTAAATTTTTTGATACTTGCAACACTTTTATTAGCCATATGTCAGATTATATCATTATTGGTTATCCGAAGGTTCCTTCCAACTAAAGATAAAAGAGAGTAA
- the LOC143085425 gene encoding membrane progestin receptor alpha-like isoform X1, translated as MYYSANHLIIYRGNYTQEIMDLAKGLATSGVKIASEFWKPQRTLHVSNTPPCFREPGILKGYRLTNQSWFYYAKSIFYIHNETFNIWTHLIAFFILWSTLARYAFIYDFWTDKRSWPILVFCICCLVSTGVSTIAHIWHSKSPNIHYTVFLFDYVGASLYGFGSGILALYTFSDDKTYENVEAPTFILIWFYAWFDCLTMCATKVFLDENSLKRKCSVVGVFILYGFVVTIPVGHRYWTCYYDINCSLTSLNYISVLYLMFVLQGFTFGSHLPELILPGAFDILGQSHQWFHIVSTATQVLQIHTAHFEITHRKSNHGNPDLNFLILATLLLAICQIISLLVIRRFLPTKDKRE; from the coding sequence ATCATGGATTTAGCAAAAGGCCTTGCAACAAGTGGCGTGAAGATAGCATCTGAATTTTGGAAACCACAACGCACACTTCATGTTTCAAATACACCACCATGTTTCCGAGAACCGGGTATCCTTAAAGGATATAGATTAACCAACCAAAGCTGGTTTTACTATGCAAAGAGCATTTTTTATATCCACAACGAAACGTTCAATATATGGACACACTTGATTGCCTTTTTTATTTTGTGGTCAACTCTTGCAAGATATGcatttatttatgacttttggACAGATAAGCGATCTTGGCCAATACTTGTATTTTGTATATGCTGCCTTGTGTCAACTGGTGTAAGTACTATAGCTCACATATGGCATTCCAAATCGCCAAATATTCACTATACCGTGTTTTTGTTTGACTACGTCGGAGCATCATTGTACGGATTTGGATCCGGAATTCTTGCCTTGTATACGTTCTCCGACGACAAAACATACGAAAATGTTGAAGCACCTACGTTTATTTTGATTTGGTTTTATGCCTGGTTCGATTGTCTCACCATGTGCGCTACCAAAGTGTTTTTGGACGAAAACTCATTGAAAAGAAAATGCTCTGTCGTAGGAGTTTTCATTTTGTATGGATTTGTGGTAACTATTCCTGTAGGACATCGCTACTGGACATGTTATTACGATATCAACTGTAGTCTTACATCACTCAATTACATTTCTGTACTTTACCTTATGTTTGTACTACAGGGATTCACCTTTGGAAGTCATTTACCGGAGCTTATTTTGCCGGGTGCTTTCGATATTCTCGGGCAAAGTCATCAGTGGTTTCACATAGTTTCTACTGCGACACAAGTACTTCAAATACACACCGCTCATTTCGAAATAACACATCGAAAATCGAATCACGGAAACCCAGACCTAAATTTTTTGATACTTGCAACACTTTTATTAGCCATATGTCAGATTATATCATTATTGGTTATCCGAAGGTTCCTTCCAACTAAAGATAAAAGAGAGTAA